The window CAGGAGAAAATTAGAATAAAGTTAAAGGCTTTTGACCATAAAGTTTTAGACCAATCTGTAAAACAAATTGTTGATACTGTTAAAAGAGGTGGAGGACTCGTAAAGGGTCCTATCCCTTTACCTACAAGAAGAAGAGTTTGGTGTGTACACAGATCACCACACAAGTTTGAACAATCAAGAGAACATTTTGAAATGAGAATTCATAAAAGACTTATAGAAATTGAAAATGCAACACCTCAAACTATAGAGGCTTTAATGGATATAAGCCTTCCGGCTGGTGTTGAAGTTGAAATCAAACTAAGTTAAAAGGAGAGATGGCAATGCCAAAAGGCATAATTGGAAAAAAAATAGGAATGACGAGAGTTTTTGTTAATGGAAAGGTAATTCCTGTAACAGTTATACAAGCTGGACCTTGTAATGTTGTTTATACAAGAACCCAGGAAAAGGATGGGTATAATGCAGTTGCTCTGGCTTTTGGAGAAAGAAAAGAAAAAAATACCCCAAAGCCATTACTTGCGATTTTCAAAAAAGCTAATATAAAACCTGCAAAAGTTATTAAGGAATTTCCTTTAAAAGATGGGGAAACTGTAGAACTTGGACAAGAGATTAGAGTTGAAAATGTTTTTGAAAAAGGTGATCTAGTAGATGTTACAGGGAAATCAAAAGGTAGGGGCTTTGCCTCTGCAATGAAAAGATGGGACTTTGCTGGATTTCCTAAATCTCATGGTCATAGATATCATAGAGCTGTAGGTTCTATCGGTTGTAGAACAGACCCAGGTAGAGTTTGGAAAACAAAGAGAATGGCAGGACATTACGGTAATGAAACAGTAACAGTCCTTGGTCTTGAAGTTGTTGATATTATCCCGGAAAAAAATGTAATATTAGTAAAAGGGTCTGTACCTGGTGCTCCAAATTCAATTGTATTCTTAAAGCAAAGTGTAATAGCTGATAGAAGAAAAGGAAAATTAAAATTAGCAAAATCAAAAGCAATGTATGCTTAAACTCTACGAAAGAGGTGAATTAGATGGAATTTAATGTAGTTAACAATAAAAATGAAGTTGTCGGAAAGATAGATTTAAAAGAAGAAATATTTAAAACAGAAGTAAACCAAGGTACAGTTTGGGAAGTAATTAAATGGCACCTTGCATCTAAAAGAGCCGGAACAGCAAGCACAAAGACAAGGGCTGAAGTTGCAGGGTCAAACAGAAAAATTTATCCACAAAAAGGAACAGGTAGAGCAAGGCATGGTGATGTAAAAGCAAACATTTTTGTAGGTGGTGGGGTTGCTCACGGACCACATCCAAGGGATTACTATTTTGCTCTACCTAAGAAAGTAAGAAGAAAAGTGTTGAAAGGTGTTCTTACTTACAAGTTAAATAACAACGAATTAATAGTCGTTGAAGACTTTGATTTTGAAGCACCTAAAACTAAAAATGCTATAGAAGTGTTGAAAAACTTTGGTTTAGAAAACTCAAAAGTTTTATTGGTTTTACCAGAAAAATTAGAAAATGTTATCAAATCCTTTAGAAATATTCCAAAAGTAAAAATATTACTTGCAGAAGGTATAAACTCTTACGATGTTTTAAACAATGATAAAGTAATTATATTTAAATCTGCATTAGAAAAGATTCAAGAGAGGTTGGCACAATGAAAACCATCTATGACATTATAATTAGACCTGTTCTTACAGAAAAAGCTGTAAAAGACAATGAAAAAAACAATACTTTAACTTTTGAAGTTGCTATGGACGCAAGCAAAACAGAAATTAAAGAAGCAGTAGAAAAGATTTTCAACGTAAAAGTTAAAGATGTAAGAACTTTGATAGTTAAGCCAAAGCCAAAAAGATTTGGCTTCAGGTCTTCTGGATACAAGAAAGCATGGAAAAAAGCTATTGTAAAAATAGAGTCTGAAAAACCAATCAATATAGCTGAATTAGTATGAGGTGATAAAAAATGGGTGTTAGAAAATTAAAACCAGTAACAAACGGAACAAGGCATGCAATTTTATATGATTTTGCTGAAATTACAAAATCAGAACCGGAAAAATCATTAGTTGAGCCGCTTAAAAAGCATGCAGGAAGAAATAATCAAGGCAGAATTACTGTTAGACACAGAGGTGGCGGTCATAAGAGATTATATAGAATCATAGATTTTAAAAGAGACAAATGGGGAATTCCTGCAAAAGTTGCGGCGATTGAGTATGACCCAAACAGAAGTGCAAGAATCGCTCTTTTACACTACTTAGATGGCGAAAAAAGATACATTATCTGGCCAGAAGGATTAAAAGTAGGTGATTATGTAATGGCTGGACCGGATGCAGAGATTAAAGTCGGTAATGCGCTACCTCTTGAAAATATACCCGTTGGTACACTTGTTCATAACATTGAATTAACACCTGGTAAAGGTGGTCAGCTTGTTAGAGCTGCCGGTATGTCTGCCCAAATACTTGGAAGAGAAGGTGATTATGTACAAATAAGATTGCCATCTGGCGAAATAAGATTAGTTTATAAAAAGTGTATGGCCACAATTGGAGCAGTTGGTCTTGCTGAGCATGAACTTGTAGAGCTCGGTAAAGCCGGAAGAGCAAGATGGCTTGGAATGAGGCCTTCTGTTAGAGGTACTGCAATGAACCCAGTAGACCACCCACACGGTGGTGGTGAAGGTAAAACTTTTGGTAAGCATCCAGTTTCTCCTTGGGGATTACCAACCAAGGGATACAAAACAAGAAGAGGTGCAAAATACTCTGATAAATTCATAATAAAGCGTAGAGGTAAATAACGATGGGTTTTAAAGGAAAGTGGAACGAAAGAAATAAAAATCCTTATGTAAACGAAAAAATACTTAAAAAAATCAGAAAAATGAATGAAACAGGCGAAAGAAAAATCATAAAAGTTTGGGATAGAGCTTGCACTATTACACAAGAAATGGTTGGACATACAATTGCAGTTTACAATGGACAAAAATTTATACCGGTTTACATCCAGCCAGAAATGGTTGGACACAAACTGGGTGAGTTCTCTCTAACAAGAACATTTAGAGGGCATCCAGATAAATCAGCAAAAGTTGTAAAGAAAAAGTAGAGAGGAGTAAAAAATGGAGAATACTGCAAGAGCAATTTTAAGATACGCTCATCTTTCTCCTTATAAGGCAAGACAGGTAATAAACCTTATAAGAGGAAAGGATGTTGCAACAGCTTTAGCTATCTTATCTCAAATTCCTAAAAAGTCGGCAAGAGTAGTTGAGAAAGTTTTAAAAAGTGCAATAGCAAACGCCGAGTTCAAAGGAATGGACATTGACAACCTTTATATCTCTAAAATCCATGCAGAAGAAGGACCAATGTTAAAAAGATATACTCCAAGAGCCCATGGAAGGGCAACCATGATTAGAAGAAGATTTAGCCATATATATGTATACTTGGCTGAAAAGCAGCAGGAGGATAAGTAATGGGTCAAAAAGTGCATCCAATAGGATTTAGATTAGGTATAACCCAAGACTGGAAATCAAAATGGTATTCTGAAAAGAAAAGGTATACTCAAACTCTCCATGAAGATATAAAAATAAGAAAGTTTATTGAAGAAAGATATAAACCAGCAGGAATATCTTCTGTATTGATAGAAAGACTTGGAGACAGAATGAGAGTTAAAATCATGGCTGCAAGACCCGGCATCGTCATAGGTGCCAAGGGGGCTGAAGTTGAAAAACTAAACGAAATGATCAAAAAATTAACATCCGCAAAAGAGATAATTGTAAACGTTGATGAAGTTAAAAGACCAGAATTAGACGCCAAATTGGTCGCTGAAGATATTGCTCTTCAACTAGAAAGAAGAGTATCTCATAGAAGAGCTATGAAAAAGGCTATAGATGCAGCTTTAAAAGCTGGTGCTAAAGGAATTAAAACACAAGTTGGTGGAAGAATAGGTGGTGTAGATTTAGCAAGAAAAGAATGGTTTATGGCTGGAAGAATGCCACTTCAAACTTTAAGAGCGGATATTGACTATGGAACAGCTAGAGCCTCCACAAAATACGGTATTCTTGGAATTAAAGTATGGATATATAAAGGCGATAAATTAGAAGGAAAAGCGGAAGAAGTTCTCAGCAGAGTAGAAGAAGAACTTCATACAACCTAATTTTAGAAATCAAGGAGGTTTAAAATATGTCTTTACTTCAACCAAGAAAACTTAAATGGAGAAAGCCTCAAAAAGGTAGAACAAAAGGAAAAGCTACAAGAAGAAATCAAGTTGATTTTGGTGAATATGGACTGCAAGCGTTAGAACCGGGAAGATTAACAGCAAGACAAATAGAAGCTGCCAGAATTGCCATCGTAAGAGAAGCAAAAAAAGGTGCTAAAGTCTGGGTCAGAGTATTCCCACACAAACCTGTTACTAGAAAACCTGCTGAAACGCGTATGGGTAAAGGAAAAGGTGATTTAGACCACTACGAAGCAATCGTAAAACCTGGTCATATCCTTTTTGAACTTGCCGGTGTTCCTGAAGAAGTTGCAGCAGAAGCATTTAGAAAGGCGGGCCATAAACTTCCGATTA of the Sulfurihydrogenibium sp. genome contains:
- the rpsJ gene encoding 30S ribosomal protein S10; translated protein: MQEKIRIKLKAFDHKVLDQSVKQIVDTVKRGGGLVKGPIPLPTRRRVWCVHRSPHKFEQSREHFEMRIHKRLIEIENATPQTIEALMDISLPAGVEVEIKLS
- the rplC gene encoding 50S ribosomal protein L3, producing the protein MPKGIIGKKIGMTRVFVNGKVIPVTVIQAGPCNVVYTRTQEKDGYNAVALAFGERKEKNTPKPLLAIFKKANIKPAKVIKEFPLKDGETVELGQEIRVENVFEKGDLVDVTGKSKGRGFASAMKRWDFAGFPKSHGHRYHRAVGSIGCRTDPGRVWKTKRMAGHYGNETVTVLGLEVVDIIPEKNVILVKGSVPGAPNSIVFLKQSVIADRRKGKLKLAKSKAMYA
- the rplD gene encoding 50S ribosomal protein L4; the protein is MEFNVVNNKNEVVGKIDLKEEIFKTEVNQGTVWEVIKWHLASKRAGTASTKTRAEVAGSNRKIYPQKGTGRARHGDVKANIFVGGGVAHGPHPRDYYFALPKKVRRKVLKGVLTYKLNNNELIVVEDFDFEAPKTKNAIEVLKNFGLENSKVLLVLPEKLENVIKSFRNIPKVKILLAEGINSYDVLNNDKVIIFKSALEKIQERLAQ
- the rplW gene encoding 50S ribosomal protein L23 — encoded protein: MKTIYDIIIRPVLTEKAVKDNEKNNTLTFEVAMDASKTEIKEAVEKIFNVKVKDVRTLIVKPKPKRFGFRSSGYKKAWKKAIVKIESEKPINIAELV
- the rplB gene encoding 50S ribosomal protein L2, producing the protein MGVRKLKPVTNGTRHAILYDFAEITKSEPEKSLVEPLKKHAGRNNQGRITVRHRGGGHKRLYRIIDFKRDKWGIPAKVAAIEYDPNRSARIALLHYLDGEKRYIIWPEGLKVGDYVMAGPDAEIKVGNALPLENIPVGTLVHNIELTPGKGGQLVRAAGMSAQILGREGDYVQIRLPSGEIRLVYKKCMATIGAVGLAEHELVELGKAGRARWLGMRPSVRGTAMNPVDHPHGGGEGKTFGKHPVSPWGLPTKGYKTRRGAKYSDKFIIKRRGK
- the rpsS gene encoding 30S ribosomal protein S19, giving the protein MGFKGKWNERNKNPYVNEKILKKIRKMNETGERKIIKVWDRACTITQEMVGHTIAVYNGQKFIPVYIQPEMVGHKLGEFSLTRTFRGHPDKSAKVVKKK
- the rplV gene encoding 50S ribosomal protein L22; protein product: MENTARAILRYAHLSPYKARQVINLIRGKDVATALAILSQIPKKSARVVEKVLKSAIANAEFKGMDIDNLYISKIHAEEGPMLKRYTPRAHGRATMIRRRFSHIYVYLAEKQQEDK
- the rpsC gene encoding 30S ribosomal protein S3: MGQKVHPIGFRLGITQDWKSKWYSEKKRYTQTLHEDIKIRKFIEERYKPAGISSVLIERLGDRMRVKIMAARPGIVIGAKGAEVEKLNEMIKKLTSAKEIIVNVDEVKRPELDAKLVAEDIALQLERRVSHRRAMKKAIDAALKAGAKGIKTQVGGRIGGVDLARKEWFMAGRMPLQTLRADIDYGTARASTKYGILGIKVWIYKGDKLEGKAEEVLSRVEEELHTT
- the rplP gene encoding 50S ribosomal protein L16; protein product: MSLLQPRKLKWRKPQKGRTKGKATRRNQVDFGEYGLQALEPGRLTARQIEAARIAIVREAKKGAKVWVRVFPHKPVTRKPAETRMGKGKGDLDHYEAIVKPGHILFELAGVPEEVAAEAFRKAGHKLPIKTRLVKSVE